Within the Polymorphobacter megasporae genome, the region GACGCAATACGCACCGGTGTTTTTGTCGAACTATCAGGCGCCGCGAACTTTCGGCGGGCGGGTCCGGTTGAACTTCTAAACTGCGCGACGAAGGAAACCGGTTGATGTTAGCGTATCCCAAAGCGACGCTGGTAATTGCCAGCGCCGCAGCCTTCGCTGCGCCAGCTGTCGGCGCTCCGCAATCGGCGCAGGACCGCGCGGCGGCAATCGTGGTCAAAATGACGACGGCGGAGAAGCTCGCGCTCATTCACGGCTATTTTCCGCCGTTAGCAAAGCCGGTTCCGCCTGTCCCGATGGTGCCGTCAGCAGGCTATATTCCGGGGATCGCCCGGCTCGGCATACCCGCGCTGCGCGAAAGCGACGCCAGCCTCGGCGTCGCCAATCAGGTTGAGCAGCGCAAGGGCGACGTCGCCACTGCGCTGCCGGCAGGGTTGGCAACCGCGGCGAGCTTCGACCTCGAGTTGGCTTATGCTGGCGGGGCGATGATCGGAGCCGAAGCCCGCGCAAAGGGCTTCAACGTCCTACTAGCCGGCGGGGTCAACCTGACGCGCGACCCGTGGAACGGTCGTAATTTTGAATATCTTGGCGAAGACCCTCTCCTCGCCGGCACGCTTGCGGGCGAGGCGATACGCGGCGTTCAGAGCAATCACATTGTATCGACGGTCAAGCACTTCGTGCTTAATTCGCAGGAGACGGGGCGGATGGTGCTCGACGCGCGAATTGCGCCCCAGGCGCTCCGCGAGAGCGACCTCCTCGCGTTTCAATTGGCGATCGAACGCGGGCAGCCGGGGTCGGTGATGTGCGCATACAACCGGGTCAACGGCGAGTATGCGTGCGAGAATGCGGCGCTGCTGACCGGCGTGTTGAAAGGCGACTGGGGCTATCGCGGCTGGGTCATGTCGGACTGGGGTGCGGTCCACTCGACCGACAAGGCCGTGATGTCGGGCCTCGACCAGGAATCGGGGCAAGAACTCGACAAAATCGACTATTTTGCCGCCCCGCTGGAGCGGGCGATCGCCACGGGGGGCATCCCGGCGGCAAGACTCGATGACATGACGCGCCGCATAGTGTTCGGCATGGTCGACACCGGCTTGTTAGACGACCCGGTGCCGACGACGCCGCATCAGATCGACTACGCGGCTCACGCGATAGTCGCGCAACGCGTTGCCGAGGAGGGGATGGTCTTGCTCAAGAACGAAAGCGGGCTGCTGCCGTTCGCCGCAACCACGAAGCGGATCGTGCTGATCGGCGGCCATGCGGACGTCGGCGTCTTGTCTGGCGGGGGATCGTCACAGGTCCGTTCCGTGGGCGGTGCACCGGTCGAAATTCCGCTCAAGTCGGGCGCAGCGGCGTCGTTCGCGCGGACGACGTGGCACGCGTCGTCGCCGCTGCGCGCGCTGCGCGCTGCGTTTCCGGAAGCGAGGATCACTTATGTCGACGGCAGAAGTCTCGCCGCCGCCCAGACGGCCGCGCGCTACGCCGACCTTGCGATCGTCTTCGCGACACAGTGGCAGACCGAGGCGATGGACGCCGCGATCCTCGCGCTGCCCGACAACCAGGACGCGCTTATTGACGCGGTAGCAGCGGCTAATAAGCGGACACTCGTCGTCCTCGAAACCGGCGGCCCCGTACTGATGCCATGGCTCGGCCGAGTGTCGGCGGTGTTGCAGGCGTGGTATCCGGGGCAGCGCGGCGGTGAGGCGCTCGCTAGGCTGCTGAGCGGCGCGGTAAATCCGAGCGGGCATCTGCCGATAACTTTCCCCATACGCGCCGACGACGCACCGCGCCCTGGGCCGGTCGGGATCGCCGGTATCGACGCCGATGGCAGGGGCGCGCCGTTCACGGTCGACTATATCGAGGGTGCCGACGTTGGCTACCGTTGGTACGCGCTGAAGCACCGCAAGCCACTGTTCGCGTTCGGCTTTGGGTTGTCGTACACGACCTTCCGCTATGACCGGATTAAGATAAATAAAATGCAGGTCAGCTTCGACGTGACCAACGTAGGTCACACGGCCGGGGCCGACGTGCCGCAGGTTTATGTCGAGGCGGCGGGCAGCGCGGGGACAAAGACCTTCCGGCTAGCAGGGTGGACACGTGTGATGCTTGCGCCAAACGAGACAAAACATGTAACCGTCGCTCTCGAGCCGCGTACCTTCGCGCGATTCGGCGACAAGGGCGATTGGTCAATTGCGCCGGACAACTATCGCCTAGCGGTTGGGCATTTCGCTGGCGACACTGCACTGGCTACAACGATCCATTTGCCGCTAATCCAATCTAATCAGTGACGCTGCGTTAAAGCGATCAATCCCCAGCCGAGCGCGGCGCCACCTTCGTCGATTTGTAAAATTGCGTAGCACGGTGACCGGCTGTTTCAGCATGTAACCCTTTGAGGTCATGCCGTAAGCGACTTTGACTAGGGGTCCTGTTTAAATGCCGATCAACATCTTGGGATCGCGGTAGTTTTCCGGGCAGCTTTTCCAGCGCGTGCTGCGGCAATACCGCCTTCCGTACGTCCCGCGTTAGACGGCCGCCGCCGCGGCTCGCGATGGGTCAAATGTCAGCAATCCCGTCGTAAAATCCCAAGAGTGGTCAGGCGGCTACCAGCCCCAAATCAGACATGCGGCAAGCAACTACAAAACTCAGCTTTCCGCCCAGAGCGGCCGCGTCTAAACCATATAGATCCTCAAAAGACTGTCATCCAGTGACCCGCTGGAGCTTGCAATTCAAGACAGTCGCTTTCGTCCGAAGGCAGGATCATGCGATCATGCCGGACACCCGCGGAGACGGCCTCCGCTCTGCTTGGCCGGCAACTGGCGCCGGTCCGTTGCTCTCGAAGCGTGCGCGACTTGCCGCAGGCAAAGGCTCTTACCGCATGAACAAGCGGGGCGGTCCTAGTCTAGAGCGACGCGCACGGACATGCGAAGGCAGCCCCGGAGGTCGAGATGGATCGTCCTTCCCGTATCCAGCAACCGGAGGTTGACCGTCTCGCAGGTCGGGCAACGGAGCACGAGGCCGGTGCCCCTCCCGTACAACGCGAGAGTCGCAAGCGCCCCCTCGCGACCACATTCCCCGCACACGACCACCGCGCCGGTGACATCCGAGGCGAACAGCCTACTCAGGGGGCCGGCGGCCGCGTTCCCGTCTAGCGGGTGTACTACATCAGTCATCAGTTAGCTCCCGTGGGTCCGAAACGCTCGGTTCGTATCCTCTCCTCGGCATACCCGAGCGCCACGAGGTCGGCAGCGACCTGCTCGACGAACGGGGTCGGACCACAGACGTACGCTAACGGGTCGTCAGTCGGGGGAAAGCCGATGCGCTCGAGCATCACCCGGTCGACCCGTCCGAGTGCACCGCTCCAGACGACGGGCCGCTCACGCGTCAAAGTGTAGAGTATCCGAGGTCCATCGGTGGCGGCGGTCATCCCATCGAGTTCGTCACGGTAGATGATGCTTGCCTGGTCGCGAGAAGAATAGAGCAAGCGGGCGGCTGGCGGTTTCAGTGCCTGGGCTCGTGCGCGCAGTATCGACATCATAGGAGCAACTCCCGAGCCTCCGGCGATCAGAAGCAACGGATTTCCGTCCTCCAGGCTCCAGACGAAATACCCGCCGATGGGGCCACGAAGCTCGAGATCGTCCGAAACACGGACATCATCCAGCAGGAAGGGCGACACCTCCCCGTCAGCGACGCGCTCGACGGTGATGGCGACCGCCGTGCCGTCGTTCGCCGACGCGATCGAGTAACTGCGTTGGGCTTCGTACCCGTCCGCTGCAGTCAGCCGCAGGTCCACATGCTGACCCGCCTTGTGTCCGGGCCAGCCGGGGACGTCGAGGACGAGCGTCGCGACGTGCGGCGTCTCGGGACGCCTCGCGATCACGGTTGCGGTCCGCCAGCGCAAAGGCAGGAGCGCAGCGCTAGTCATGCGTCGCCCGTGTAGCGCTGCTCGCGCCAGGGGTCGCCGTAGACGTGATACCCCAGCGATTCCCAGAAGCCCGGATGGTCACGGTCGCAGAAATGCAAGCCGCGGACCCACTTGGCGCTCTTCCAGAAGTACAGGTGCGGAACCAGCAACCGCGCCGGGCCGCCGTGGGCCGGCGTCAGGGGGTCGCCGCCGAAATGCGTCGCGACCATGGCCTTTCCGTCGATGAGGTCCGCCACAGGCAGGTTCGTCGTGTACCCGCCGTCGCATTCGGCCGTGACGAACCTGCCCGGCGGGTTCGTTAGACCGGCCCCCTTCAGGAGATCGTCCACGGTCACCCCGCGCCAGACCGTGTCCAGCTTGGTCCACTTCGTGACGCAATGGATGTCCGTGGTCATCTCGGACTGCGGCAGGGCCTCGAAGTCGGCCCAGCTCAAAACGGTCAGGTCGCGCTCTGCGTCGCGCAGCGACAGCGACCAATGCTCTAAGTGCGTTCGCGGCGTCGGGCCTGCAGTCAGAACGGGAAAATCGGAGACCAGATGCTGCCCGGGAGGGACACGTCCCGAATACTGACCCGCCGGCCGACCTCGTCCTGAAAAGCCGCGGGTGATGACCATCAAGCAGTTCCCGAACCAATCCGAAGTTCAGGCATCAACGGTCCTCGCGGAGCGGAGGATCCGGACATCGCGCCCTTCGACGACATCCGCCCGAGCTATGCGCAAGATGGCGCAGACGACGGCAGGATCGGGCCGTTTCCCGAAGTCGACGCCAGGCGGACCAGACGCTGATCACCGTTGCCTGAACTTGAGCGGCGAGGTTCCGGTGATGAGCTTGAACATCCTCGAGAACTGGGCCGCGCTGTTGAAGCCGCATTCGCGGGCGACATCGCTCATGGATCCGTCGCCGCTGGACAGGAGATCCTTCGCCCGCTGGGTCCGTCGGATCAGCAGGTACCTGTACGGCGGCATTCCCGTGGCCGTCGCGAAGGCCCGGCTGAAATGGAACGGGCTTGCTCCAGCCGCCGCCGCCAGATCCGTCAAGGCGACGTCCTCGGCCAGGTTGGCCTCCATGAAGTCCAGCACCCGTCGTAGACGATATGGAGCGATCGAGTGCCGTTGTCTCAGTGGCGCCGACGGCGCGTTGGCGTACGTTCTGAGTAGCCGCAACTGAAGCGAGTGCAGCAGAGTGTCAACGTAGAGGCGCGATGCCGAGGTCGTCCCTGCGATCTCCTCCAGCAACTCGAGAAACAGCATCTGAAGGAGCGAATCCCGGAAGCCGAGCCGATCCTCGAGGCAAAGCGCCGCATTGTCGCGGTCGAGCTCCTCCAAGCTGACGCGGTTGAGCAGGCTCGGCGTCAGGTAGATGTGCGCGAACTCGATCGGGCCGTCTGTGTGCCAGTCGAAGGCCGCACCGGCTGGAACGATGGATAGTGCGCCCGTGTCTGTCTCGACCGTTCTTGCACCGCCTTCACCGCGACGCATTATCCGTTTGGGGCCGCCCAGGTGTATGGTCAGATAATGCTGATCCAGCGCCGGCTGCACGATGTGGGCATCGACGTCACACCACCAGCGGATCAGCGTCCGCGTCGATCCGCTCCCCCTGCTGCTCACCAAGGGCGGCGCGGAAATCCCATCCCAACATAGCGGGGAGACTGGATAGGGCGGGGCGCCTGCGACGGTCATCAACTAGCCTCACATCGATTTTAGCGACGTTCCGGCCTTCGCGCGAGACGCACTCGATATCGAAACCCTAGTTCCTGGATTGGCGTCGGCCCGTTCAATCCGAGCCGAGAGCCGGTGTGCGATCGCGCTTACGATGCTGCTCCCCAAGCCAGCATGACGGAGCAGCGGGTTGGTGGGGATGCCGACGCCGTCGTCGACGACGGAGAGCAACCAGTCCTTGTCACGGCCGTTGTACGTGACGTTGATCGTACCACCGCGGCGATTCACGAAGGCGTGCTTCAGCGCATTGATGACCAGCTCTGTCACCACCAGCCCAATGCTCATCGAGAAGTCGGCCGTGGCCATGCTGTCGTCGACCTCCACGTGAAGCTCCAGATTTTGGTCGCTGTTCATCATTGAAGCGCGGATGCTCTGGCAAAGCTCGGTCAGGTAGGCGCGCATCCCGACGTCGCTGTCCGTCACGGAAGAAAGATGGCGCTGGATCGCGGCTACGGACATGACGCGGCGGTGGGCATCGTAGAGATGGGTCCGCGTCTCCTCGGACTGAATTCGACTTGCGCTCTGCATCAGAACACTCGCTATGATCTGCAGGCTGTTGGCGATACGGTGCTGAAGCTCCTTGAGGAGCACCGTCTTCTCAAGCAGGGCCTTCTCTCTGATCCGTTCGGTCAGACGCGCATCGGTGACGTCGGCGATCGTCAAAAGCATACGCGTGTTGCCGGGGTCAGCGTAGGTCAGCCGTTCCGCCCCGAGTACGAGGCGTCGGGAGCCTCGACCGCGCCGGACGTGGTCGATCTCCTGCTTTCCAGCCTGCGGATGACCGGAGATCGTCGCATTTAGCAGCGAGCGGAGTTCAGGCACGTCCCATTCACTATCCTGCATTTCGTAAAGCGACAGTCCCGTCTCCCTCACTGTTTCCATCTGGTAGATTTGAACGAACGACCTGCTCGCGGCTAGGACGGTGCAGTCGCCGTCCAACAAGACGAGCGGCACCTCGGATGCGGCAATGATCGCCATCAGAAGACTGTTCACCGCCTGGGCGGCCATTATTTGTTCCAGCATCCGCGAAGGCCTCACTTCCAAAGACTTTAAGGACGGCGTGTCTGCAGTCGATCACCGCACCCGTTCCTTGCTTCAAGCGATTGTGCGCCGCCCACTCCGTTCATCTATCACGGAACCTCGGCGCGGCTTACTTCCAATTATGCGGTTACGCTCAGCTCGCGGCGAACTTCCGGCAAGAACACGCCTAATGCGGTGATCTTAATGCGCATCTTGCGCCGTAGTGCTTCTCCTGAATCGCACTCGGCAAACGCAGGTCATTTGCGTGACGACCGGTGATACAAGGTTCCCAAGGTCGGATACCGGCGACATGCCGGTTCGCGGGCCGTCACGCCGGCCGCCGCGACCCTGCAACGGGATGTCTGAAAGCGGCGGTATTTCGCGAGGAATGCAGTCGACGACGTGTCGTCGCAGGACGGCGGTTACCTTGCCGGCATCATGACCTACAAGGAGCACAGCGAAATGCGAAAGACCTTGTTTACCCTCTCTCTCCTCCTGATCGCGGCAGCCGCGCCGGCCGTCGCGCAGGATGCCATGGCGAAGCACGACGGGATGCAGGCGGAAACGCCGAAGATGTCCGCCGCTGACACGCGCGAGATGAAGGCTTGCAACGCGATGTCCCACGACAAGATGATGAAGAACGCCGGCTGCAAGAAGCTCGCGGCCGCCAATCCCGACATGATGAAGCACGATGCGATGCAGCCAGCTCACTGAGCCAGCAGGCATAGACGACGTGCAGTGGTGCCTCGCCGTGGCCACGCCGTTTGTCAGAAGCCGCGTAGCCGGTGCGGTCACGACGGATGGCAGATCGCAGGTGCCGAAATTACCCGCCGTCCAACCGTCTGTTCGTATGCGCCGGCTTCACGATCGGACAGGGGCTTTGCTGGCGGGTCAACCGTCGATCGCTTCGGTCTCCGGCGCGGCTCCGGCCAGGTGATGGCCGGGATTCAGTCCTTGAAGACGACAGTCGATTGACGCGTGCGGTCGACTGTTAGCCGTGTTACGTCGGGACGGCTGTAGTGGCCCGCGACGTCGAAGTTCTGCCGCTCGCGACGTACAATCGCATGATCGAGTCCCGCGATGATCAACACCTCGCGGCCGATCTGGGGCGGAACGACGAATCCGCCGTCCGGACCGGCGATCGCCGAGCCGCCGTTGGCGAACGACGTCCGCCCCGACCTCCTCATCGCGTCACCGGCAGGGAAATCGTTCGGAATGTGCTCGGGCGCCATCACCGATGATGCTGAGATGACGTAACTACGGCTTTCGCGCGCGATGAAGCGCGTGATGTCGACCGTATTATGGTCCCCACCGGGCCAAACCGCGACGTGCAAATCCTCACCTTGCGCGTAGAGGGCGGCGCGCGGGAGCGGCATCCAGTTCTCGTAGCAATTGAGACCGCCGACCCGAAACGGAGGCAGTGGATGAACACGTAGGCCTTGACCGTCCCCGGCAGCCCAGACGAGGCGTTCCTCGTAGGTGGGTTGCAGCTTGCGATGAGCGCTCGCGACATGTCCCTCGGGATCGATGTACACGAGCGTGCAGTAGAGACTGTGACTCCCGCGGTCGGGTGCAGCTTCGACGACACCGAGATAGATCGCCATGCCCGCAGATCGTGCGACTTTCTGCAGAGGCTCAAGATCACCGCGCTCGATGACCACGCTTTGCTCGAGATAACGTGAGAACAGATCTTTCTGGTGCGGATCGTCGAACCGGGCACCTTCGCTATGCTCAAGCCAGAACGGATAGCCGGGAACCAGCGCCTCTCCGAAGCACACCAGCCTGCAGCCCGCCGCCGCCGCCTGCTGTGCCACTTCAAACGTCTTGGCGAGGGTAGCCGCCCGGTCGAACCAGACCGGCGCGATCTGCCCTATTCCGACGCACAGCCTGTCTTTAGGAGCGGTCGCGCCGGAGAGCGGATAACGAAATACGTCCATCAGGCTCCCGAAGTCCTCGTCAACGGAGACGGAACGATAGTTTAGCATGCACGTCTGAGGCTGTCCCCTCGCAAGCCGCGCGACGAGGGGCAACTAGTGGCACCATCCTCCAGAGTGAAATCTTCACGAGCCTCGCCTGAACCGTGTTGGCGTCATGCCTGTCATTTGCTTGAACATGCGGGCGAACTGACCGGAGGTCCTGAATCCGCAGAGGGCCGCGACGGCGCCGATGTTCAGCTTCCCGTCGGCGAGCGCCCTCTTGGCGACGGCGACCCGTCGTGAGGTCAGATACGCATACGGAGTGCTCCCGGTCGCGTTCTTGAAGGCCCGCGTGAAGTGAAAGGCGCTGACGCCCGCGATCTCGGCGAGTTCCGTGACGCCGACGTCCGTCGCGAGGTTGGCTTCGATGTAGTCGATCACCCGCCGGGTCCGTTCGGGAGCAAGCGCCAACCGTCTTGGGGATGCGCTAAGGCCGGCATTGGCGAACAGTCGCACCAGACGCAGCACCAGTGCGTTAAACAACGTGTCCAGGAACAGCTTGGAGCCGCCATGCATGGAGCCGAGCTCGGCGAGCATGGTCGTGAACAGCGCCTCGGCTAGCGGATCGACGACGCCGAGCGGATCCTGCAGCGAATGCCCGCGGTGGTCCTTGTCGAGCACCTCGTCGGAAACTTGGTGCAAGATCGCCGGAGAGAAGTAGAGTTCCGCGTAGTCGACCGGACCTGTGGTTGACCAGTCATAGGCGGCGCCCCACGGCGTGATTGAAAGCGCGCCAGGACGGACTTCGGCCTGAGCGACGCCGCCTTCACCGCTGCGGACAATGCGCCGTGCATTGCCGAGGTGCAGCGTCAAGCAGTGCTGATCGAGCGGCGGATAGCTTTCCGGCTCGACCTCGCGCCAAAGCCGCACCGTTCCGCGCTCCCATCCGGTCTGGTCGCTGCTGAGCACCGGCGGGGTGGACAGCCGGGCCGCCAAATCATCGGGTGAGATGCAATCCAGGCGGTCGACCGATGGCATTCGTCACTCCGAGGAAGGAACGAGGTCGCTCAGGGAGCGATCTCGGCGAGCATCATGTCCGTACCCTTGTGGGCCAGGGCCATCACAGCGGCGTTCGTGTTGCCACTGACGATGTTGGGCATGATAGAGGCGTCGATCACGCGGAGACCCCGAACCCCGCGAACCCTCAGCGATGCGTCAACGACGGCACCGTCGTCGCAACCCATCCGGCATGTTCCGACAGGATGCAACATGCAGGACATGTTCTCACGTGCGTAAGCTGTCAGGTCGGCGTCGCTCTGGACTGCAGCGCCAGGCAGCAGTTCGGGCTTCAGCACGGCTTTGAGTGCCGGCGCGTTCAGCACCTCACGTGCGTAGCGTAACCCGAGCAGCATCGTACGCATGTCATCGGGATGCGACAGGTAGTTCGGATCGATCAACGCCATCGATTTGGGATCGGCATCCTTGAGCGTGAGTCGCCCACGGCTCTTCGGCTGAAGCACCACGTTCTCTAGCGTCAGCCCCGGCTCGGGATCGAGTTGACCGAGCGCCCGCCGCGCGATGACGGGGGCGTGGAAGCATTGCACCGTCGGCTCTTGGTCTGGAAACTCGGGATTGAAATGGGCTACCGTCTCGATGCCGTTGCTCGAGGCAGGGCCGCTCTTCGTGCCGATGTACCTGAGCCCGGCCTTGAACGCTCCAAACAGCGAGCTGTCTTTCAGATAGCCCATCTCCGTGTACGACTGCGCGATGACGGGCACCTCGGGGTGGTCGTGGAGATTCTCGCCGACACCTTCCGATCGAACCGCTACGGGAATGCCGTGCCTGGCCAGTTCGGCCTCCGGCCCGATCCCAGAAAGCATCAGAAGACGCGGAGTGCTTAGCGCGCCGGCACAGAGCACGATCTCTGCCGCGTACACGCGCTCGACGACGCCGGAGTGCATGAGTTCGACGCCGATCGCCCGATCGCCTTCAACGATCACCCGCGTCACCAGCGCACCCGTCCTGACCGTGAGGTTGGGTCGCGTCTCGGCGGGATGGAGGTAGGCGTGCGCGGAACTGCACCGTTCGGCATTCGCCACGTTGAGCTGGCATGGTCCGACGCCGCGCTGTTGCCCGCCATTGTAGTCGGGGTTGTAGGGCAGCCCGACCTGCTGAAACGCCTTGAGCACGGCCCGGTTGATCGGCGCGATCGCCAACGGCTGCGATACAGTGACGGGCCCGTCTGCACCGTGCGTGGGGCCCGCGAACACCTCATTTTCCTCCATCGCTCGAAAATGCGGCAGCATGTCCGCGAACGACCACGCGCTCCCGTCACCGGCCGCGACCTGCCAAGCGTCGTAGTCGCGCGGCTGGCCGATCACCCAGACCATCGCGTTTATCGAGCCGCTTCCGCCGAGACCACGCCCCTGGACCAACGGAATCCGGCGACCACCCAGATGCTGCTGGGCGACGGTTTCGTACGGATACATGAACTGCCCATATTCGAGCAGCTTGGAGAAGCCTGCGGGAATGCTGATCAGAGGCGACCAGTCCCGTCCGCCATCCTCAAGGACGAGGACCCGCGCTTCGGTCTCGGCTGCGAGCCTACCGGCGACTATGCAGCCCGCAGAGCCAGCACCGACCACGATGACGTCGTACGCGACCGAGCGGTCAACCGTTGGAGCTTCCATCGACTTCTCCTCTGATCCGAGCGGCCGCATCACGCGGCCTCAATATGGCCTGCGACGCTCGCCACCAGACCCGGTATCGCGGCCAGGGCCGTGGCGACCGAAGCGGCGTGCCTGACGTCCCCGAACTCCTGGTACTCGACACCGACATGGAACATGTCCTGCACACCTAGATACCCGCGCACGGTGGCGATGTGTGTGTCGAGATGGTTCATCGTTGCTCGCGGGCCGCCAGACGCGAAGCCGAACTCACCCGTTGAGGTTAGCAGGACCAACGACTTCCCGAAGAGCATGGCTTCGAGTGGATAGTCGCCGCGCTCAAGGTCGAACGAGAAGGTGCGGCCGACGCGCACGACCAGGTCGACCCAGGCCTTCAACCGCGCCGGCATGCCGTAGTTGAACATCGGGGTACCGAGCAACAGGACGTCGGCAGCCTCAAGTTCGTCGATCAGTTCGTCTGAATCGGCGAGCGCGTCCCTCATTTCGGTCGTACGGGAAGCCGGGTCGGTGAACGCCGCCGCGATCCATGACTCATCGACGAAGTGCGGCGGGCAGACGGAGAGATCACGCCGGAGGACGGTGGTGCGAGGCGAGGCGGTCAACCAAGCGTCAACAAAGGCCTTGCTAAGCCGCCTCGAGATCGAGCGCTCGCCTCGTACGCTGGAGTCGATGTGGAGCAAAACCGTCATCGTCCGCAATCCTCCCGTTTCGAGACGCTCCGGCCCCGCGCGTTCGCAAAGCGATCGGCGACCCGTCGGCGCCGGACGAATTGTGAAGAATATACACCGCGGCCTCCAACAATGTCCCTGCGGCCCGGCACGTCGGCTCTGTAAAGCGCAAGATGAGCCGAATGCCGCAGGTTCGGCTGGCATGCCGCGGACGCGTCGACGCGTCCGGTGCAATCAGGACGGGTGCCGCCGTCGGTCGAGCGGCGATCATAGGCACGTCGCACGCTTAAAGCGGACGCACAGGAACAGGCATGCGGCCAGGATGCCCGCCAAGACGACGAAATAGGCGTAGCGCTTTCGCAACTCCGTCATGTATCGTCGTCGTGCATAAACATGCCCGCGATGCCTGCAGACGAGCAGTTCTCGTTTCACAGACAATATAATTAAATAGCGAGTAATTTACACGGCTTCACGCAAATTGCGACAAGCCGGCAGATGGCTGACAATGAATTGAGTAAATAAGAGAGAGGTCAATCGACCTCTGCCGCCTATAAACAAGTTGTGAGCGCAGAGTATCTGTCGGAAACGCGGCCTCGTAATAAACACGCTCGTGCGCACTTTTTGGTTCAACATCGCCCTGCTCGGCTGACGGCTCGTCCCGCCAAAACCGTCTGGAGGCGCCCCCAATTGAGCGAATGTCTCGCCGCCGCAGGCCGCATTCATCAATTCGATCACGGATCAGATCATGGGTCTCGCCCCCTTCTTCGATCGCGCACGCCAGAGCGCCGCGCAAGTGCTCCGCGAGTGCGGAAGC harbors:
- a CDS encoding beta-glucosidase; this translates as MLAYPKATLVIASAAAFAAPAVGAPQSAQDRAAAIVVKMTTAEKLALIHGYFPPLAKPVPPVPMVPSAGYIPGIARLGIPALRESDASLGVANQVEQRKGDVATALPAGLATAASFDLELAYAGGAMIGAEARAKGFNVLLAGGVNLTRDPWNGRNFEYLGEDPLLAGTLAGEAIRGVQSNHIVSTVKHFVLNSQETGRMVLDARIAPQALRESDLLAFQLAIERGQPGSVMCAYNRVNGEYACENAALLTGVLKGDWGYRGWVMSDWGAVHSTDKAVMSGLDQESGQELDKIDYFAAPLERAIATGGIPAARLDDMTRRIVFGMVDTGLLDDPVPTTPHQIDYAAHAIVAQRVAEEGMVLLKNESGLLPFAATTKRIVLIGGHADVGVLSGGGSSQVRSVGGAPVEIPLKSGAAASFARTTWHASSPLRALRAAFPEARITYVDGRSLAAAQTAARYADLAIVFATQWQTEAMDAAILALPDNQDALIDAVAAANKRTLVVLETGGPVLMPWLGRVSAVLQAWYPGQRGGEALARLLSGAVNPSGHLPITFPIRADDAPRPGPVGIAGIDADGRGAPFTVDYIEGADVGYRWYALKHRKPLFAFGFGLSYTTFRYDRIKINKMQVSFDVTNVGHTAGADVPQVYVEAAGSAGTKTFRLAGWTRVMLAPNETKHVTVALEPRTFARFGDKGDWSIAPDNYRLAVGHFAGDTALATTIHLPLIQSNQ
- a CDS encoding sulfite oxidase-like oxidoreductase, which encodes MVITRGFSGRGRPAGQYSGRVPPGQHLVSDFPVLTAGPTPRTHLEHWSLSLRDAERDLTVLSWADFEALPQSEMTTDIHCVTKWTKLDTVWRGVTVDDLLKGAGLTNPPGRFVTAECDGGYTTNLPVADLIDGKAMVATHFGGDPLTPAHGGPARLLVPHLYFWKSAKWVRGLHFCDRDHPGFWESLGYHVYGDPWREQRYTGDA
- a CDS encoding carbon-nitrogen hydrolase family protein, translating into MDVFRYPLSGATAPKDRLCVGIGQIAPVWFDRAATLAKTFEVAQQAAAAGCRLVCFGEALVPGYPFWLEHSEGARFDDPHQKDLFSRYLEQSVVIERGDLEPLQKVARSAGMAIYLGVVEAAPDRGSHSLYCTLVYIDPEGHVASAHRKLQPTYEERLVWAAGDGQGLRVHPLPPFRVGGLNCYENWMPLPRAALYAQGEDLHVAVWPGGDHNTVDITRFIARESRSYVISASSVMAPEHIPNDFPAGDAMRRSGRTSFANGGSAIAGPDGGFVVPPQIGREVLIIAGLDHAIVRRERQNFDVAGHYSRPDVTRLTVDRTRQSTVVFKD
- a CDS encoding DUF6510 family protein; the encoded protein is MTDVVHPLDGNAAAGPLSRLFASDVTGAVVVCGECGREGALATLALYGRGTGLVLRCPTCETVNLRLLDTGRTIHLDLRGCLRMSVRVALD
- a CDS encoding helix-turn-helix domain-containing protein; protein product: MPSVDRLDCISPDDLAARLSTPPVLSSDQTGWERGTVRLWREVEPESYPPLDQHCLTLHLGNARRIVRSGEGGVAQAEVRPGALSITPWGAAYDWSTTGPVDYAELYFSPAILHQVSDEVLDKDHRGHSLQDPLGVVDPLAEALFTTMLAELGSMHGGSKLFLDTLFNALVLRLVRLFANAGLSASPRRLALAPERTRRVIDYIEANLATDVGVTELAEIAGVSAFHFTRAFKNATGSTPYAYLTSRRVAVAKRALADGKLNIGAVAALCGFRTSGQFARMFKQMTGMTPTRFRRGS
- a CDS encoding sensor histidine kinase, which encodes MAAQAVNSLLMAIIAASEVPLVLLDGDCTVLAASRSFVQIYQMETVRETGLSLYEMQDSEWDVPELRSLLNATISGHPQAGKQEIDHVRRGRGSRRLVLGAERLTYADPGNTRMLLTIADVTDARLTERIREKALLEKTVLLKELQHRIANSLQIIASVLMQSASRIQSEETRTHLYDAHRRVMSVAAIQRHLSSVTDSDVGMRAYLTELCQSIRASMMNSDQNLELHVEVDDSMATADFSMSIGLVVTELVINALKHAFVNRRGGTINVTYNGRDKDWLLSVVDDGVGIPTNPLLRHAGLGSSIVSAIAHRLSARIERADANPGTRVSISSASRAKAGTSLKSM
- a CDS encoding AraC family transcriptional regulator, producing the protein MTVAGAPPYPVSPLCWDGISAPPLVSSRGSGSTRTLIRWWCDVDAHIVQPALDQHYLTIHLGGPKRIMRRGEGGARTVETDTGALSIVPAGAAFDWHTDGPIEFAHIYLTPSLLNRVSLEELDRDNAALCLEDRLGFRDSLLQMLFLELLEEIAGTTSASRLYVDTLLHSLQLRLLRTYANAPSAPLRQRHSIAPYRLRRVLDFMEANLAEDVALTDLAAAAGASPFHFSRAFATATGMPPYRYLLIRRTQRAKDLLSSGDGSMSDVARECGFNSAAQFSRMFKLITGTSPLKFRQR
- a CDS encoding ferredoxin reductase — its product is MTSAALLPLRWRTATVIARRPETPHVATLVLDVPGWPGHKAGQHVDLRLTAADGYEAQRSYSIASANDGTAVAITVERVADGEVSPFLLDDVRVSDDLELRGPIGGYFVWSLEDGNPLLLIAGGSGVAPMMSILRARAQALKPPAARLLYSSRDQASIIYRDELDGMTAATDGPRILYTLTRERPVVWSGALGRVDRVMLERIGFPPTDDPLAYVCGPTPFVEQVAADLVALGYAEERIRTERFGPTGAN